A portion of the Polaribacter cellanae genome contains these proteins:
- a CDS encoding glycosyltransferase family 2 protein, protein MMNNFLISIIVPCYNEAENIFLLISKIEKTLAEYKYEIVLVNDGSTDNTAQIIALVSQKNKNIKYIYFSRNFGHQAAIKAGIDYAKGDCLVTMDADLQHPPETILKMISLWKKGFEVITATRKKNAKISFLKKWFSKSFYWFLSTLSDQEVIVNAADFRLFDKKIATFIRNMPETHLYLRGLFSWIGFKQTTVDYNQEKRIHGSTKYSYKKMISLASNGITSSSIKPLRIALSIGIVFAILAFAYGIYAIVIMFLGLTVSGWTSIIATILFLSGIQLMVLGVMGEYIGKIYIENKQRPHYLISQTNIKIENKTKERITNKQERRAVVF, encoded by the coding sequence ATGATGAATAATTTTTTAATATCTATAATTGTTCCCTGTTATAACGAGGCAGAAAATATTTTTCTGCTAATTAGTAAAATAGAAAAAACATTAGCCGAATACAAATATGAAATTGTTTTGGTAAATGATGGTAGTACTGATAATACGGCACAAATTATTGCATTAGTTTCTCAAAAAAACAAAAATATAAAGTACATCTATTTTTCAAGAAATTTTGGACATCAAGCAGCTATTAAGGCGGGTATAGATTATGCAAAAGGAGATTGTCTGGTAACTATGGATGCCGACTTACAGCATCCACCAGAAACAATTTTAAAAATGATTTCTTTATGGAAAAAAGGGTTTGAAGTAATTACAGCAACCAGAAAAAAAAATGCAAAAATATCGTTTCTAAAAAAATGGTTTTCAAAAAGTTTTTATTGGTTTTTATCAACTTTATCAGATCAAGAAGTTATCGTTAATGCTGCAGATTTCAGGTTATTTGATAAGAAAATAGCCACTTTTATTCGGAACATGCCGGAAACACATTTATATCTACGAGGTCTATTTTCATGGATAGGTTTTAAACAAACCACTGTAGATTACAATCAAGAAAAACGTATCCACGGTAGCACTAAGTATTCGTATAAAAAAATGATATCTCTCGCAAGTAATGGAATTACAAGTTCTAGTATAAAGCCTTTACGAATAGCACTTTCTATTGGAATTGTATTCGCAATTTTAGCATTTGCTTATGGAATATATGCTATTGTAATTATGTTTTTAGGTTTAACGGTTTCTGGTTGGACTTCCATAATAGCAACTATATTATTTCTATCGGGGATACAATTAATGGTACTAGGGGTTATGGGCGAATATATAGGTAAAATCTATATAGAAAATAAACAGCGCCCACATTATTTAATAAGCCAAACTAATATTAAAATAGAAAATAAAACAAAAGAAAGAATCACTAATAAGCAAGAAAGGAGGGCGGTAGTGTTTTAG
- a CDS encoding phage integrase SAM-like domain-containing protein yields the protein MATIKFILQSKKENAPIYLRLTLGRNKDIFRKTGLLINPKDWSTKTRLPKQNFADNKNLSEKLKDLDTFITKKLNRVNDLEIINGDWLQNCIDTFFNRIKKDNQELHYLVPYGENFISNLDYKITQKGKKGVSKSTQKKYRTIVNKLIEFEKHRKKRILLKDVDLHFRTELIKFFSDSGRLSDNTIGRYLKFVKSICLDAQKNGIETNPQLNHFKGFTVKVPKITLSFDELEQIKKTTYNNPNHEITKDWLIIGCYTGQRVSDLLRMNSSFIQRLESFEFIVLEQIKTEKLVQIPIHQEVKKILDKRNGEFPPVFAKNIDSNKTLFNRYLKQVCKIAEIDEVVQGNAYDSKRKRTIEGEYEKYKFVSSHICRRSFATNFYGDPKYSIPLLMNITAHSTEKMFLEYIGKKPLDYGLQLAQIWANEALKEQHKEKPQLEVIKNVATQ from the coding sequence ATGGCAACGATTAAATTTATATTACAAAGTAAAAAAGAAAACGCCCCCATTTATCTGCGATTAACTTTAGGTAGAAATAAAGATATATTTCGTAAAACAGGATTGTTAATAAACCCAAAAGACTGGAGTACTAAAACTCGATTACCAAAGCAAAACTTTGCAGACAATAAAAACCTTTCAGAAAAATTAAAAGATTTAGATACTTTTATTACTAAAAAATTAAATAGGGTTAATGATTTAGAGATTATAAACGGTGACTGGTTGCAAAATTGTATTGATACTTTTTTCAATAGAATTAAAAAAGACAATCAAGAGTTACATTATTTAGTTCCTTATGGCGAAAACTTTATATCAAATTTAGATTATAAGATAACTCAAAAAGGTAAAAAAGGAGTTTCAAAATCTACACAGAAGAAATACCGAACTATTGTAAATAAACTCATTGAGTTTGAAAAGCACCGTAAAAAAAGAATATTACTTAAAGATGTTGATTTACATTTCAGAACCGAATTAATTAAGTTCTTTTCTGATAGTGGTCGTTTGAGTGATAATACAATAGGGCGTTATCTAAAGTTTGTAAAAAGTATTTGTTTAGATGCTCAAAAAAACGGAATTGAAACCAATCCACAATTAAACCACTTCAAAGGATTTACGGTTAAAGTACCTAAAATCACATTATCATTTGACGAGTTAGAACAAATAAAAAAGACTACTTACAATAACCCAAACCACGAAATAACAAAGGACTGGTTGATTATTGGTTGTTATACTGGGCAAAGAGTATCAGACTTATTGCGTATGAATAGTAGTTTTATTCAAAGGTTAGAATCATTTGAGTTTATTGTATTAGAGCAAATCAAAACCGAAAAACTGGTACAAATACCTATACACCAAGAAGTAAAAAAGATATTAGATAAACGCAATGGCGAGTTTCCGCCAGTATTTGCAAAGAATATAGACAGTAACAAGACATTGTTTAATAGATACTTAAAACAAGTATGTAAAATAGCAGAAATAGACGAGGTAGTACAGGGTAATGCTTACGACTCCAAACGTAAAAGAACCATTGAGGGCGAATATGAAAAATACAAGTTTGTTAGTTCGCATATCTGTCGTAGAAGTTTCGCTACTAATTTTTATGGAGACCCTAAATACTCAATACCTCTACTAATGAATATAACGGCACATAGTACCGAAAAAATGTTTTTAGAGTATATTGGTAAAAAGCCGTTAGATTATGGTTTGCAGTTGGCTCAAATTTGGGCAAACGAAGCATTGAAAGAACAACACAAAGAAAAACCACAATTAGAAGTAATTAAAAACGTAGCAACCCAATAA
- a CDS encoding carbohydrate-binding family 9-like protein, whose translation MKIYKVHKVENKEVILSGKGNHSIWEKANSLTDFSSPWQEELIKKIEFKAVHNSEKIFFQFKVDDDCVYIHPSKDKNDSINNSDRVELFFRSDASLNPYYCLEIDPLSRIMDFKAKPNKDFDFNWNWPLEEIEVKSTIETNYFIVEIAITFQSLKDLNLLKDGKIETGIYRAKYNEQEDNSFKPTWIPWIDPKTETPNFHTPSSFGALILEN comes from the coding sequence TTGAAAATATACAAAGTACATAAAGTCGAAAATAAAGAAGTAATTCTTTCAGGAAAAGGAAATCATTCTATTTGGGAAAAAGCAAATAGCTTAACCGATTTTTCTTCTCCTTGGCAAGAAGAACTAATAAAAAAAATAGAATTTAAAGCCGTTCATAATTCAGAAAAAATCTTTTTTCAGTTTAAAGTTGATGATGATTGTGTTTATATTCATCCTTCAAAAGATAAAAACGATAGCATTAATAATTCCGACAGAGTAGAGTTGTTTTTTAGAAGCGATGCATCACTAAATCCTTACTATTGTTTAGAAATAGATCCATTAAGTAGAATTATGGATTTTAAAGCAAAACCAAACAAAGATTTCGATTTTAATTGGAACTGGCCCTTAGAAGAGATTGAAGTAAAATCAACGATTGAAACTAATTATTTTATTGTAGAAATTGCAATTACCTTTCAATCTTTAAAAGATTTAAACCTTTTAAAAGATGGAAAAATAGAAACAGGTATTTACAGAGCAAAGTACAACGAACAAGAAGATAACTCGTTTAAACCAACTTGGATTCCTTGGATAGATCCAAAAACAGAAACACCAAATTTTCATACACCTTCTTCTTTTGGAGCCTTAATTCTTGAAAATTAG
- a CDS encoding alpha-L-fucosidase, whose protein sequence is MKKSRQRALKLIIAFVLMQNGLMAQAIYEDERYVPETDPLVLEKLDQWQDKKFGLLMHWGTYSQWGIVESWSLCPEDYGWCERKKGENPKNYFEYKKEYEGLKKTFNPVKFDPEKWAKAAKYAGMKYMVFTTKHHDGFSMFDSKYTDYKVTDSECAFSTNPKANIAKEIFNAFRNEDMWIGAYFSKPDWNNENYWDPYFPPLGRNVNYDPAVYPEKWQKFVDFTHNQILELLTDYGSVDILWLDGGWVSKNSQKELDHFYKDKQRESSTGFIKSTMISQDIKMDELVAKARKKQPGLIVVDRAVHGKNQNYLTPENRIPEKTLPYPWESCIISGGGWSYTPDAKYMSGRKGIHTLVDVVAKGGNLLLNVAPSPEGEWQQGAYDLLQEFGDWMHVNNTAIYGTKPIEPFKENNICMTQNKDGNVFLFYLAEEGEDRMPSEIVVKSINPKKGTKISMLGSNKKLKWVQQKEGFKIMIPRSLRKKPTSKYAWTFKIEEINR, encoded by the coding sequence ATGAAAAAAAGTAGACAAAGAGCATTAAAATTAATTATAGCGTTCGTTTTAATGCAAAATGGTTTAATGGCTCAGGCTATTTATGAAGATGAGAGATATGTTCCAGAAACAGATCCCTTAGTTTTAGAAAAATTAGATCAATGGCAAGATAAAAAGTTTGGTTTGTTAATGCATTGGGGAACTTATAGCCAATGGGGAATTGTGGAGTCTTGGTCTCTTTGCCCCGAAGATTATGGGTGGTGTGAGAGAAAAAAAGGAGAGAATCCTAAAAATTATTTCGAATATAAAAAAGAATACGAAGGTTTAAAAAAAACCTTCAACCCTGTAAAATTCGATCCAGAGAAATGGGCAAAAGCAGCGAAATATGCAGGAATGAAATACATGGTTTTTACAACAAAACATCATGATGGGTTTTCGATGTTCGACTCTAAATATACAGATTATAAAGTAACAGATTCAGAATGTGCGTTTAGTACGAACCCAAAAGCAAACATTGCAAAAGAAATTTTTAATGCTTTTAGAAACGAAGATATGTGGATTGGGGCTTATTTCTCTAAACCAGATTGGAACAACGAAAATTATTGGGATCCCTATTTTCCACCATTAGGAAGAAATGTAAATTACGACCCTGCTGTATATCCAGAAAAATGGCAAAAATTTGTAGATTTTACACACAACCAAATTTTAGAATTATTAACCGATTATGGTAGCGTAGATATTTTATGGTTAGATGGTGGTTGGGTAAGCAAAAACTCTCAAAAAGAATTAGATCATTTTTATAAAGATAAGCAAAGAGAAAGTTCGACAGGGTTTATCAAGAGTACAATGATTAGTCAAGACATTAAAATGGACGAACTAGTGGCAAAAGCTAGAAAAAAACAGCCAGGTTTAATTGTGGTTGATAGAGCCGTTCATGGGAAAAATCAAAACTATTTAACGCCAGAAAATAGAATTCCAGAAAAAACATTGCCTTATCCTTGGGAATCTTGTATTATTTCTGGAGGAGGATGGTCTTACACACCAGACGCAAAATATATGAGTGGTAGAAAAGGAATTCACACACTTGTAGATGTTGTTGCAAAAGGCGGAAACTTATTGTTAAATGTGGCACCAAGCCCAGAAGGAGAATGGCAACAAGGAGCATACGATTTATTACAAGAATTTGGCGATTGGATGCATGTAAATAATACTGCAATTTATGGAACAAAACCAATTGAGCCCTTTAAAGAGAACAATATTTGTATGACTCAAAACAAAGATGGAAATGTGTTTTTGTTTTATTTAGCAGAAGAAGGAGAAGATAGAATGCCATCCGAAATCGTAGTTAAATCTATCAATCCTAAAAAAGGAACAAAAATTAGTATGTTAGGTTCTAATAAAAAATTGAAGTGGGTACAACAAAAAGAAGGATTCAAAATTATGATTCCAAGATCTTTAAGAAAAAAACCAACGTCAAAATATGCTTGGACATTTAAAATTGAAGAAATAAATCGATAA
- a CDS encoding GH92 family glycosyl hydrolase, producing the protein MVNNSYAQQPVDYVNPFIGTSNYGATNPGAIAPRGMVSVSPFNVAGAPNLPHEKDSRWLSNPYVYENTFLTGFSHVNLSGVGCPDLGVILTMPTTGKLETDYLKYGSTYSNEVAKAGYYSNTIDKYNIKVESTASIRTGISKYHFPQGQSNILINLGVGLTNEEGGMLKIVSDTEVEGIRNVGSFCYYKPEESYPVYFVAKFSKPADETGVWKKPKKQNGLEGQWMGYNGKTRLYKNYKKEVLGDSIGSYFTYHFKKPTTVEVKIGVSYISIANARENLKKETQNFSFDEINKSTNAQWNNLLSKIEVEGGTKDDKTIFYTALYHTLIHPNTLNDYNGEYPSMTKRETKTTKGKRFTVFSLWDTYRSLHSLMSLIYPKQQSDMVKSMLNIYDESGWLPKWELNATETTTMVGDPAGIILADTYLRGIKDFDVKKAYEAMRKSATQLENNPLRPGIKDYLQKGYLTTTTTKSGSVSTTQEYNITDFAIAQLAKELGKTDDYKVFSKRSTSYRNLFDKEFNLLRPKNYDGSWFTPFNPNTGANFEKNLGFIEGNSWQYTFMVSHDVKELMRLMGGKKSFVKQLDKVFDNKQFDMANEPDIIYPYLYNYAKGYEWKTQDRVSSLIKEYFTNKPAGLPGNDDTGTMSAWLIYSMMGIYPSSPAEPLYAITSPVFDKVTIHLDNRYYKNDTLVITSNASENKNNKKHIQSIYMNGKKYRSYFISHDKLVNGKTLKIILK; encoded by the coding sequence ATGGTGAATAATAGTTACGCTCAACAACCAGTAGATTATGTAAATCCGTTTATTGGAACTTCCAATTATGGGGCAACAAATCCTGGAGCCATTGCACCAAGAGGCATGGTTAGTGTGTCGCCTTTTAATGTTGCTGGTGCTCCTAATTTACCACACGAAAAAGATAGTAGATGGCTTTCGAACCCTTATGTTTATGAGAATACTTTTTTAACAGGTTTTTCTCATGTGAATTTAAGTGGTGTTGGTTGCCCAGATTTAGGCGTTATTTTAACAATGCCAACCACAGGAAAATTGGAAACAGATTATTTAAAATACGGATCTACATATTCAAATGAAGTTGCAAAAGCTGGCTATTACAGTAACACAATTGATAAATACAATATAAAAGTTGAATCTACAGCTTCTATAAGAACAGGAATTTCTAAATATCATTTTCCACAAGGTCAGTCGAATATATTAATCAATTTGGGTGTTGGTTTAACAAATGAAGAAGGAGGGATGCTAAAAATTGTTTCGGATACTGAAGTTGAAGGCATTCGAAATGTAGGTTCTTTTTGTTACTATAAACCAGAAGAATCGTATCCAGTTTATTTTGTAGCCAAATTTAGCAAACCTGCAGATGAAACTGGAGTTTGGAAAAAACCTAAAAAACAAAATGGTTTAGAAGGACAATGGATGGGCTATAATGGAAAAACACGTTTGTATAAAAACTACAAAAAAGAAGTTCTTGGAGACAGTATTGGAAGTTATTTTACCTATCACTTTAAAAAACCGACAACAGTAGAAGTTAAAATTGGTGTGTCTTATATTAGTATAGCAAATGCCAGAGAAAATTTAAAAAAGGAAACTCAGAATTTTTCTTTTGATGAAATTAATAAAAGCACAAACGCTCAATGGAATAATTTGTTATCAAAAATTGAAGTAGAAGGAGGAACAAAAGACGATAAAACTATTTTTTACACGGCTTTGTATCATACTTTAATTCATCCGAATACCTTAAACGATTACAATGGAGAGTACCCAAGTATGACAAAAAGGGAAACAAAAACCACTAAAGGTAAACGATTTACAGTATTTTCTCTTTGGGATACCTATAGAAGTTTACATTCTTTAATGTCTTTAATTTATCCGAAACAACAATCGGATATGGTAAAAAGCATGTTAAATATATATGATGAAAGTGGTTGGTTACCAAAATGGGAATTAAATGCTACAGAAACCACAACTATGGTTGGCGATCCTGCAGGAATTATTTTAGCAGATACCTATTTACGAGGAATTAAAGATTTCGATGTTAAAAAAGCGTACGAAGCCATGCGAAAAAGTGCGACTCAATTAGAAAATAATCCACTTCGTCCAGGAATTAAAGATTATTTACAAAAAGGATATTTAACGACAACTACCACCAAAAGTGGTTCGGTTTCCACAACCCAAGAATATAATATTACTGACTTTGCAATTGCGCAATTAGCTAAAGAATTAGGAAAAACAGACGATTATAAAGTGTTCTCAAAACGCTCCACATCTTATCGAAATTTGTTTGATAAGGAGTTTAATTTATTAAGACCAAAAAACTATGATGGTTCTTGGTTTACACCATTCAACCCAAATACTGGAGCAAATTTTGAAAAGAATTTAGGATTTATTGAAGGAAATTCTTGGCAATATACTTTTATGGTTTCACACGATGTTAAAGAGTTGATGAGACTTATGGGAGGTAAAAAATCGTTCGTAAAACAATTGGACAAGGTTTTCGACAACAAACAATTCGATATGGCGAACGAACCAGATATTATTTATCCGTATTTGTATAATTATGCCAAAGGATACGAATGGAAAACACAAGACCGAGTTTCATCATTAATTAAAGAATACTTTACCAATAAACCAGCAGGTTTACCAGGAAACGACGATACAGGAACCATGTCTGCATGGTTAATTTATAGCATGATGGGTATTTACCCAAGTTCGCCAGCAGAACCATTATATGCAATTACGAGCCCTGTTTTCGACAAAGTTACCATTCATTTAGATAATCGTTATTATAAAAACGATACGTTAGTAATTACTTCAAATGCCTCAGAAAATAAAAATAATAAGAAGCATATACAAAGTATTTATATGAATGGGAAAAAATATAGAAGTTACTTTATTTCTCACGATAAATTAGTAAACGGGAAAACTTTAAAAATTATATTAAAATAA
- a CDS encoding virulence RhuM family protein translates to MSELIPNNQSDFILYTTPNVKVNLKVLLLNDTIWLSQKSLAELFDVTPQNITTHLKNIFESKELDEVSTCKEILQVQKEGNRNVQRQVRFYNLDAIISVGYRVNSIQATQFRIWATQTLKEYIIKGFVMDDDRLKQGDAVFGKDYFKELLERVRSIRASERRIYQQVTDIFRECTIDYNPNSEITKNFYAMVQNKFHFAITGKTAAEIVYLKAGSKKENMGLTTWKNAPDGRILKSDTKIAKNYLQEKEIKQLERTVTGYFDYIENLIERRNTFTMEQLAESVNKFLTFNEYKVLPHLRKVSHAKAVNKASKEYDQFNKTQKIVSDFDKQIKLLKGNKKK, encoded by the coding sequence ATGAGTGAACTAATTCCAAATAATCAATCCGATTTTATTCTTTACACTACACCAAATGTTAAAGTTAATTTAAAAGTATTATTACTAAATGATACTATTTGGCTATCGCAGAAAAGTCTTGCAGAATTGTTTGATGTTACACCACAAAATATAACCACCCACTTAAAGAACATTTTTGAAAGTAAGGAACTTGATGAGGTTTCAACTTGTAAAGAAATTTTACAAGTTCAAAAAGAGGGAAACAGAAATGTACAAAGACAAGTTAGATTTTACAATTTAGATGCCATTATCTCGGTTGGCTATCGTGTAAATTCCATACAAGCAACCCAGTTTAGAATATGGGCTACCCAAACCCTAAAAGAGTATATTATAAAAGGGTTCGTAATGGATGACGATAGATTGAAACAAGGCGATGCGGTTTTTGGCAAAGATTACTTTAAAGAACTTTTAGAGCGTGTTAGGTCTATACGTGCAAGTGAACGTAGAATTTACCAACAAGTAACCGATATTTTTAGAGAATGTACCATAGATTATAATCCAAATTCGGAAATTACAAAGAACTTTTATGCTATGGTACAAAACAAATTTCATTTTGCTATTACAGGAAAAACCGCAGCCGAAATAGTGTATTTAAAAGCAGGCAGTAAAAAAGAAAATATGGGTTTAACCACCTGGAAAAATGCACCTGACGGTAGAATACTAAAATCCGATACTAAAATAGCAAAGAACTATCTGCAAGAAAAAGAAATTAAACAGCTGGAGCGTACCGTAACAGGGTATTTTGATTATATCGAAAACCTTATCGAGCGTAGAAACACCTTTACTATGGAGCAACTGGCAGAAAGTGTAAATAAGTTTTTAACCTTTAATGAGTACAAAGTATTACCACATTTAAGGAAAGTATCACACGCCAAAGCAGTAAATAAAGCAAGTAAGGAATACGACCAGTTTAATAAAACGCAAAAAATAGTATCGGACTTTGATAAGCAAATAAAACTATTAAAAGGAAATAAAAAAAAGTAG
- a CDS encoding efflux RND transporter periplasmic adaptor subunit, with translation MKLLKLSYFLKKSLLFTCLLVILFSCKKEQVKIKEDSIEKKQYFPDKNEVDVMILKYGNFKKEIVSNGKLVALQKNILKFDVSENLKKLFVKNGDYVKKGQTLAILKNFTYEQAYTKAKINIKKTELELQDKLVGRGYETFNKDSIPNEEYEMLAIRSGYKDALHELKNAEFRLKATKLIAPFNGKIATIKSKQHEQINAGTEIMTIINDAVFEVEFYLIESEVSEVAVNGQIQIEPFALNKTYQGQIVTINPQVEKDGTILIKAKVKNDGSLLEGMNVKVFIQKDIPNQFVVPKSSVVLRQNQEVLFTVNSGKTYWTYVQTTNENSKQYSVIPNPDKSSASLKPGDTIVVSGNLNLAHDTEVSIKSFKTND, from the coding sequence ATGAAGCTATTAAAATTATCTTATTTTTTAAAAAAGTCACTATTGTTTACGTGCCTTTTAGTAATTTTATTTTCATGTAAAAAAGAGCAGGTAAAGATAAAAGAGGATTCCATAGAAAAAAAACAATATTTCCCAGATAAAAATGAAGTAGATGTAATGATTTTAAAGTATGGAAATTTTAAAAAAGAAATTGTAAGTAATGGGAAATTAGTTGCTTTACAAAAAAACATTTTAAAGTTTGACGTAAGTGAAAATTTAAAAAAGCTATTTGTTAAAAATGGAGATTACGTAAAAAAAGGACAAACCTTAGCGATATTAAAAAATTTCACTTACGAACAAGCTTATACAAAAGCAAAAATAAATATAAAAAAAACAGAGCTAGAGTTACAAGATAAGCTGGTAGGTCGTGGTTACGAAACTTTTAATAAAGATAGTATACCAAATGAAGAATATGAAATGCTCGCCATACGTTCTGGCTATAAAGATGCTTTACATGAATTAAAAAATGCGGAGTTTAGGTTAAAAGCCACCAAACTTATAGCACCTTTTAATGGTAAAATAGCGACGATTAAAAGTAAACAGCATGAGCAAATTAATGCTGGCACAGAAATAATGACCATAATAAACGACGCTGTTTTTGAAGTAGAATTTTATCTTATAGAATCAGAAGTTTCAGAAGTTGCAGTTAACGGTCAAATACAAATTGAGCCTTTTGCACTAAATAAAACCTATCAAGGACAAATAGTAACCATCAATCCACAAGTAGAAAAAGATGGCACTATATTGATTAAGGCAAAAGTAAAAAATGACGGTAGTTTATTGGAAGGCATGAATGTGAAGGTGTTTATTCAAAAAGACATTCCTAATCAATTTGTAGTTCCTAAATCATCGGTTGTATTACGTCAGAATCAAGAAGTTTTATTTACTGTAAATTCAGGAAAAACCTATTGGACCTATGTACAAACTACCAATGAGAATAGCAAACAATATTCCGTAATTCCGAACCCAGATAAAAGCAGCGCATCACTAAAACCAGGAGACACTATTGTAGTTTCTGGTAATTTAAATTTAGCACATGATACAGAAGTTAGTATCAAATCATTTAAAACTAATGATTAG